The genomic region TTACAAAATCCATTGAACGAACCTGCCACTGATAATAATTAGTATTGGTCCCCTCTTCATCCCGCAAATCTGTTAGATGGTTTTTGATACCCAGATAGACGTGTAAATCTTCAGCTAACTCATTGCGGTAGTCTTGTAAAATGCTGATTTGTTCTTCGGAATCGATATAGTGCATCCCGCGCATCTTAAAGCGATAAGCGTCATCCCACTTCGCATCATGAGCGACTGGTTTAGTCATTAATTCAGCAAAATAGCGCCGGCCTTCTTCCGTGATGTGCGCAATCTTTGTGCCCCGTGAATCCTGATCAGCTTCATCAAAACCAATGCAG from Latilactobacillus sakei subsp. sakei DSM 20017 = JCM 1157 harbors:
- a CDS encoding PadR family transcriptional regulator, with translation MYELLMLSALMSRNMSGYKLRIILENAMLPRRKISNGVLYPLLDKLENKGCIGFDEADQDSRGTKIAHITEEGRRYFAELMTKPVAHDAKWDDAYRFKMRGMHYIDSEEQISILQDYRNELAEDLHVYLGIKNHLTDLRDEEGTNTNYYQWQVRSMDFVITTLKAKVDWLEAQIKEIEKMEIVK